From the genome of Mycobacterium dioxanotrophicus, one region includes:
- a CDS encoding acyl-CoA carboxylase subunit beta, which produces MTSVTEPPEAQAEHQVDIHTTAGKLADLRKRTEETLHPVGEAAVEKVHAKGKLTARERIYALLDEGSFVELDALARHRSTNFGLAENRPLGDGVVTGYGTIDGRDVCIFSQDATVFGGSLGEVYGEKIVKVQELAIKTGRPLIGINDGAGARIQEGVVSLGLYSQIFRNNILASGVIPQISLIMGAAAGGHVYSPALTDFIVMVDQTSQMFITGPDVIKTVTGEDVTMEELGGAHTHEAKSGTAHYVASGEQDAFDYVRDLLSYLPPNNYAEPPHYPAPAPEGAIEDNLTEEDLELDTLIPDSPNQPYDMHEVISRILDDDEFLEVQAGYAQNIIIGFGRIEGRPVGIVANQPTQFAGCLDINASEKAARFVRTCDCFNIPIVMLVDVPGFLPGTDQEYNGIIRRGAKLLYAYGEATVAKITVITRKAYGGAYCVMGSKDMGCDVNVAWPTAQIAVMGASGAVGFVYRGQLKEAAKEGKDVDALRLELQQTYEDTLVNPYIAAERGYVDAVIPPSHTRGYIGTALRLLERKIVQTPPKKHGNIPL; this is translated from the coding sequence ATGACGAGCGTTACCGAGCCGCCGGAAGCCCAAGCCGAGCACCAGGTGGACATCCACACCACCGCAGGCAAGCTTGCCGACCTGCGCAAGCGCACCGAAGAGACGCTGCACCCCGTCGGCGAGGCCGCCGTGGAGAAGGTGCACGCCAAGGGCAAGCTGACGGCGCGGGAGCGCATCTACGCGCTGCTCGACGAGGGGTCGTTCGTCGAGCTGGACGCCCTGGCCCGGCACCGCAGCACCAATTTCGGCCTGGCCGAGAACCGCCCGCTCGGCGACGGCGTGGTGACCGGCTACGGCACCATCGACGGCCGCGACGTCTGCATCTTCAGCCAGGACGCGACGGTGTTCGGCGGCAGCCTCGGTGAGGTCTACGGCGAGAAGATCGTCAAGGTGCAGGAGCTGGCCATCAAGACCGGCCGGCCACTGATCGGCATCAACGACGGCGCCGGTGCCCGCATCCAGGAGGGTGTGGTCTCCCTCGGCCTGTACAGCCAGATCTTCCGCAACAACATCCTGGCCTCGGGCGTCATCCCGCAGATCTCGCTGATCATGGGCGCCGCTGCCGGTGGCCACGTCTACTCCCCCGCGCTGACCGACTTCATCGTCATGGTCGATCAGACCAGCCAGATGTTCATCACCGGCCCTGACGTCATCAAGACCGTCACCGGCGAGGACGTCACCATGGAGGAGCTCGGCGGTGCGCATACGCACGAGGCCAAGTCGGGTACCGCGCACTACGTCGCCTCGGGCGAACAGGACGCCTTCGACTACGTCCGTGACCTGCTGAGCTACCTGCCCCCGAACAACTACGCGGAGCCGCCGCACTACCCGGCTCCGGCACCGGAAGGGGCCATCGAGGACAACCTCACCGAAGAGGACCTAGAGCTCGACACCCTGATCCCGGACTCCCCGAACCAGCCGTACGACATGCACGAGGTCATCTCGCGCATCCTCGACGACGACGAGTTCCTCGAGGTCCAGGCCGGCTACGCGCAGAACATCATCATCGGGTTCGGTCGCATCGAGGGCCGCCCGGTCGGCATCGTCGCCAACCAGCCCACCCAGTTCGCCGGCTGCCTCGACATCAACGCCTCGGAGAAGGCGGCGCGGTTCGTCCGCACCTGCGACTGCTTCAACATCCCGATCGTCATGCTGGTCGACGTTCCCGGCTTCCTGCCCGGCACCGATCAGGAATACAACGGCATCATCCGCCGCGGCGCCAAGCTGCTCTACGCCTACGGCGAAGCCACGGTCGCCAAGATCACCGTCATCACCCGCAAGGCTTACGGCGGCGCGTACTGCGTGATGGGGTCGAAGGACATGGGCTGCGATGTGAACGTGGCGTGGCCGACGGCGCAGATCGCGGTCATGGGCGCGTCCGGCGCGGTCGGATTCGTCTACCGCGGGCAGCTCAAGGAGGCCGCCAAGGAGGGCAAGGATGTTGACGCCCTGCGCCTCGAACTGCAGCAGACCTACGAGGACACCTTGGTCAACCCGTACATCGCCGCCGAGCGGGGTTACGTAGACGCGGTGATCCCGCCGTCGCACACCCGCGGATACATCGGAACCGCCCTGCGACTGCTGGAGCGCAAGATCGTCCAGACGCCGCCGAAGAAGCACGGGAACATTCCACTGTGA
- a CDS encoding acyl-CoA carboxylase subunit epsilon yields MSGDEVAVEAPAEEAKVDHEAHIKVLSGNPTDEDMAALMAVLGAAGGGGTEPVRRDRNLWGHPVDKLRYSIFSWQRVTLLERTHIRH; encoded by the coding sequence GTGAGCGGGGACGAAGTGGCCGTGGAAGCTCCGGCCGAGGAAGCCAAGGTCGACCACGAAGCCCACATCAAGGTGCTGAGCGGCAACCCGACCGACGAGGACATGGCCGCGTTGATGGCCGTGCTGGGTGCCGCCGGTGGTGGCGGCACCGAACCGGTGCGGCGTGACCGCAATCTGTGGGGCCACCCGGTGGACAAGCTGCGGTATTCGATCTTCAGCTGGCAGAGGGTGACGTTGTTGGAGCGGACCCACATCCGGCACTGA
- a CDS encoding biotin--[acetyl-CoA-carboxylase] ligase — protein MNTRPPLDVTVLRDGLAGLPWRRVDVVEETGSTNADLLARAAAGEDIAGSVLFAEYQSEGRGRHGRHWSAPARSQLSVSVGVDASGFPVETWGWLPLATGVAVVDAVAEVTGVRVGLKWPNDVLVGPDGGKLAGILSEVASPSQVIVVGLGLNATMTAEEAPDPRATSLTQLGAATVDRNPLAQVLLRHLAARIDAWRRGDSTLAGDYLSRSVTVGTRVRAIMPGDQTVVGVAEAIDELGRLVIDTGSEQVTVSAGDITHLRPDEP, from the coding sequence ATGAACACCAGGCCACCACTGGACGTGACGGTGCTGCGCGACGGGCTGGCCGGCCTGCCGTGGCGGCGCGTCGACGTCGTCGAGGAAACCGGATCCACCAACGCCGACCTGCTGGCCAGGGCTGCTGCCGGTGAGGACATCGCAGGCAGCGTGTTGTTCGCCGAATATCAGAGCGAAGGCCGCGGCAGGCACGGCAGACACTGGTCGGCGCCGGCGCGCTCACAACTGTCGGTGTCGGTCGGCGTGGACGCCTCCGGGTTCCCCGTCGAAACGTGGGGCTGGCTGCCGCTGGCGACCGGCGTCGCCGTCGTCGACGCGGTCGCCGAGGTCACCGGCGTGCGCGTCGGCCTCAAATGGCCCAACGATGTGCTGGTCGGTCCCGACGGCGGCAAACTGGCAGGCATCCTGTCCGAGGTGGCGTCGCCGTCCCAGGTCATCGTGGTCGGACTCGGCCTGAACGCGACCATGACCGCCGAAGAGGCCCCCGACCCACGGGCCACGTCGCTGACGCAACTCGGTGCCGCCACGGTGGATCGCAACCCGTTGGCACAGGTGCTGCTTCGGCACCTGGCTGCACGCATCGATGCGTGGCGCCGCGGCGATTCCACCTTGGCCGGCGACTATCTGAGTCGCAGCGTGACCGTCGGCACCCGGGTCCGTGCCATCATGCCCGGCGATCAGACCGTGGTCGGCGTCGCCGAGGCGATCGACGAGCTGGGCCGGCTGGTCATCGACACGGGCAGCGAGCAGGTGACGGTGTCCGCCGGTGACATCACCCATCTCCGTCCCGACGAACCGTAG
- a CDS encoding Rieske 2Fe-2S domain-containing protein, giving the protein MSDIREIDAGTPMTRYARGWHCLGLAENFRDGQPHGIEAFGTKLVVYADSAGALHVLDSYCRHMGGDLSMGTVKDDNLACPFHDWRWGGDGKCKLVPYAKRTPRLARTRSWPVHEVNGQLLVWHDPEGSTPPTELLPPTIDGYHEGIWSPWQWNSILIEGSNCREIVDNNVDMAHFFYIHHAYPTFFKNVIEGHTASQFMESKPRPDYATRELWDGTYLRSEATYFGPAYMINWLHNDLAPQFTVEIALINCHYPVTHDSFVLQWGVAVQRNPGLPPEKAEKLAATMSRTFGDGFMEDVEIWKNKTRIENPLLTEEDGPVYQHRRWYEQFYVDLADVQPDMTARFEQEVDTTHANDLWQQEVAENMAAKASTTAG; this is encoded by the coding sequence ATGAGTGACATCCGTGAAATCGATGCAGGCACACCGATGACCCGGTACGCCCGAGGTTGGCACTGCCTGGGCCTGGCCGAGAATTTCCGCGACGGGCAGCCGCACGGTATCGAGGCATTCGGCACCAAGCTCGTGGTGTACGCCGACTCGGCCGGTGCACTGCACGTACTCGATTCGTACTGCCGGCACATGGGCGGTGACCTGTCGATGGGAACGGTCAAGGACGACAACCTGGCCTGCCCGTTCCACGACTGGCGGTGGGGTGGCGACGGCAAGTGCAAGCTGGTGCCCTATGCCAAACGCACGCCGCGCCTGGCACGTACGCGCAGCTGGCCGGTCCACGAGGTCAACGGTCAGTTGCTGGTGTGGCACGACCCCGAGGGGTCGACCCCGCCGACGGAGCTGCTTCCACCGACCATCGATGGCTACCACGAGGGCATCTGGTCGCCGTGGCAATGGAATTCGATCCTCATCGAGGGATCGAACTGCCGCGAGATCGTGGACAACAACGTCGACATGGCGCACTTCTTCTACATCCACCACGCCTACCCGACGTTCTTCAAGAACGTCATCGAAGGCCACACCGCCAGTCAGTTCATGGAATCGAAGCCACGTCCCGACTACGCCACCCGAGAACTCTGGGACGGCACCTACTTGCGTTCCGAGGCAACGTATTTCGGGCCCGCTTACATGATCAACTGGCTGCACAACGATCTCGCACCGCAATTCACGGTCGAGATCGCCCTCATCAACTGCCACTACCCGGTCACCCACGACTCGTTCGTGCTGCAGTGGGGCGTCGCGGTCCAGCGCAATCCCGGACTGCCACCGGAGAAGGCCGAGAAGCTCGCGGCCACGATGAGCCGCACCTTCGGCGACGGCTTCATGGAGGACGTCGAGATCTGGAAGAACAAGACCCGCATCGAGAATCCACTGCTCACCGAGGAGGACGGCCCGGTCTATCAGCATCGCCGTTGGTACGAGCAGTTTTACGTCGACCTCGCCGACGTCCAGCCGGACATGACAGCGCGCTTCGAGCAGGAGGTCGACACCACCCACGCCAACGACCTCTGGCAGCAGGAAGTCGCCGAGAACATGGCGGCGAAGGCGAGTACTACCGCCGGTTGA
- a CDS encoding AMP-binding protein, translating to MRDNVADMLLDRVGDERLGLRTREQDWTWDQVVAESAARGALAQSLRRDGPFHIGVLLENVPDFLFWLGGAALVGATVVGINPTRGAAELQAEIRFADCQLIVTDTAGGQRLSGLDLGLDTGRFLVVDTDEYRDAVAAHHVVPTVAAGVDAGTLMLLLFTSGTTGASKAVKCSQGRLAMIAYAAADKFGHVRDDVEYCCMPLFHGNAIMALWAPALSVGATICLTRAFSASGFLPDVRYFGATFFTYVGKALGYLMATEEQPDDADNTLQRGFGTEASPDDQAEFRRRFDAELFEGYGSSEGGGAVAIAPDAPAGALGRPAHPGVAIVDPETLNDCAPAVFDEHGRVLNPDDAVGEIVDKFGTRTFEGYYKNDEANAERIRNGWYWTGDLGYLDEQGFIYFAGRRGDWIRVDGENTSALTIERVLRRHSDVVAAGVYAVPDPRSGDQVMAAVEVADPSTFDTAEFAAYLTGQADLGVKGVPRFLRLSKNLPVTGSNKVLKRELQQQRWHTDEPVYRWVGRGAPVYEAMSDDAKRALDAEFAQYGRQRYL from the coding sequence ATGCGTGACAACGTGGCGGACATGCTGCTCGACCGGGTGGGCGATGAGCGGCTCGGCCTGCGCACCCGGGAACAGGACTGGACCTGGGACCAGGTCGTGGCCGAATCGGCCGCTCGCGGCGCCCTGGCCCAGTCGCTGCGCCGCGACGGGCCCTTTCACATCGGTGTGCTGCTGGAGAACGTGCCCGACTTTCTGTTCTGGCTGGGTGGCGCCGCGCTCGTCGGGGCCACCGTCGTCGGTATCAACCCGACTCGCGGCGCCGCCGAGCTGCAAGCCGAAATCCGGTTTGCCGATTGCCAATTGATCGTCACCGACACCGCGGGTGGGCAGCGGCTGAGTGGCCTGGACCTCGGCTTGGACACCGGCCGGTTCCTGGTCGTCGACACCGACGAGTACCGCGACGCCGTCGCCGCGCATCACGTGGTGCCCACGGTCGCCGCAGGCGTCGATGCGGGAACGCTGATGCTGCTGCTGTTCACCTCCGGCACCACAGGGGCATCCAAGGCGGTCAAGTGCAGCCAGGGCCGGCTGGCGATGATCGCCTACGCCGCGGCAGACAAGTTCGGCCATGTCCGCGACGACGTCGAGTACTGCTGCATGCCGCTGTTCCATGGCAACGCGATCATGGCGCTGTGGGCGCCTGCGCTGTCCGTAGGCGCCACGATATGCCTGACTCGGGCGTTCTCGGCGTCGGGATTCCTGCCCGACGTCCGGTACTTCGGCGCGACGTTCTTCACCTACGTCGGAAAGGCCCTTGGCTACCTCATGGCGACCGAGGAACAGCCCGACGACGCCGACAACACGCTGCAGCGCGGCTTCGGCACCGAGGCATCACCTGACGACCAGGCCGAGTTCCGGCGTCGCTTCGACGCCGAACTCTTCGAGGGATACGGATCGAGCGAGGGCGGCGGTGCGGTCGCGATCGCGCCCGACGCGCCCGCCGGAGCGTTGGGCAGGCCCGCGCATCCCGGTGTCGCGATCGTCGATCCCGAAACGCTCAACGATTGCGCGCCGGCAGTTTTCGATGAGCACGGCCGAGTGCTCAATCCGGATGACGCGGTCGGCGAGATCGTCGACAAATTCGGCACCCGCACCTTCGAGGGCTACTACAAGAACGACGAAGCCAACGCCGAACGCATCCGCAACGGTTGGTACTGGACCGGCGATCTCGGGTATCTCGACGAGCAGGGCTTCATCTACTTCGCCGGCAGGCGCGGTGACTGGATCCGGGTCGACGGCGAGAACACCTCGGCCTTGACCATCGAGCGGGTGCTGCGCCGGCACTCCGACGTGGTGGCCGCCGGCGTGTACGCCGTGCCAGATCCGCGCTCGGGAGACCAGGTGATGGCGGCCGTCGAGGTGGCCGATCCGTCGACGTTCGATACCGCCGAATTCGCCGCGTACCTCACCGGGCAGGCCGACCTCGGGGTCAAGGGCGTGCCGCGGTTCCTGCGGCTGTCGAAGAACCTGCCCGTCACGGGATCCAACAAAGTTCTCAAACGCGAACTGCAACAACAGCGTTGGCACACCGACGAGCCGGTGTACCGGTGGGTGGGACGGGGCGCGCCGGTGTATGAGGCCATGAGCGACGATGCCAAGCGCGCGCTGGACGCCGAGTTCGCGCAGTACGGGAGGCAGCGTTACCTATGA
- a CDS encoding FAD-binding protein, with product MTTWDEDCDVLVAGSGGGGVTGAYTAAREGLDVILVEATDKFGGTTAYSGGGGVWFPRNPVLQRDGTDDTIEDALEYYHAVVGDRTPRELQDVYVRGGAGLIEYLEADDNLKFAALPWPDYFGKAPKARADGQRHIAARPLKVAKAPHLRELVRGPLDADRLGATQPDDYFIGGRALIARFLKAIEQHPNAVLRLNTALVELVRSDGRVTGAVVESDGVRRAIRARRGVLLAAGGFESNDALRARYGVPGTARDTMGPWGNRGQAHEAGIAVGADVDLMDQAWWSPGLTHPDGRSAFALWFTGGIFVDQNGCRFVNESAAYDRIGRAVLQRLADGAMTLPFWMVYDDKEGLVPPIKATNVSLLQQNRYVEAGLWHTADTLAELAEKIGVPGEALTATVERFNTFVASGVDEDFGRGDEPYDRAFSGGASPLVAIDRGPFHAAAFGVSDLGTKGGLRTDTAARVLDTTGAVIDGLYAAGNTMAAPSGTAYPGGGNPIGTSMLFSHLAVKDMLGRNVGDAMSACAKNRGICHE from the coding sequence ATGACGACGTGGGACGAAGACTGTGATGTGCTGGTCGCCGGATCCGGTGGCGGAGGGGTCACCGGCGCGTACACCGCTGCGCGCGAGGGCCTCGACGTGATCCTGGTGGAGGCCACCGACAAATTCGGTGGCACCACAGCGTATTCCGGCGGCGGGGGAGTCTGGTTCCCGCGCAACCCGGTACTGCAGCGGGACGGCACCGACGACACCATCGAGGACGCGCTGGAGTACTACCACGCCGTCGTCGGGGACCGCACCCCACGGGAGCTGCAGGATGTATACGTACGCGGCGGCGCCGGCCTCATCGAATACCTCGAGGCCGACGACAACCTGAAATTCGCGGCGTTGCCGTGGCCCGACTACTTCGGCAAGGCGCCGAAGGCACGTGCCGACGGGCAGCGGCACATCGCGGCACGCCCACTCAAGGTGGCCAAGGCGCCGCACCTGCGGGAGTTGGTGCGCGGCCCGCTGGACGCCGACCGCCTGGGCGCCACGCAGCCCGACGACTATTTCATCGGTGGGCGCGCTCTGATCGCCCGGTTCCTGAAAGCCATCGAGCAGCACCCGAACGCGGTGTTGCGGCTCAACACGGCCCTGGTCGAACTGGTCCGGTCCGACGGCCGCGTGACCGGCGCCGTCGTCGAGTCCGACGGCGTGCGCCGGGCTATCCGGGCGCGCCGCGGTGTGCTGCTCGCCGCGGGCGGATTCGAGAGCAACGATGCATTGCGGGCCCGCTACGGCGTGCCCGGTACCGCGCGGGACACCATGGGGCCGTGGGGAAATCGCGGCCAGGCCCACGAAGCAGGCATCGCCGTGGGCGCCGACGTCGACCTGATGGACCAGGCCTGGTGGTCACCTGGACTGACCCACCCGGACGGCCGGTCGGCGTTCGCCCTGTGGTTCACCGGCGGCATCTTCGTCGACCAGAACGGATGTCGGTTCGTCAACGAGTCGGCGGCCTATGACCGGATCGGTCGCGCCGTGCTGCAGCGGCTCGCCGACGGCGCGATGACGCTGCCGTTCTGGATGGTCTACGACGACAAAGAAGGACTCGTGCCGCCCATCAAGGCCACCAATGTCTCACTGCTCCAACAGAATCGCTACGTCGAGGCCGGGCTGTGGCACACCGCGGACACGCTCGCCGAGCTCGCCGAGAAGATCGGCGTGCCGGGCGAGGCGCTCACCGCCACCGTCGAGCGGTTCAACACGTTCGTCGCCAGTGGCGTCGACGAGGACTTCGGCCGCGGCGACGAACCGTATGACCGGGCCTTCTCCGGAGGTGCTTCGCCACTGGTGGCCATCGACCGAGGACCGTTTCACGCCGCCGCGTTCGGAGTGTCCGATCTGGGCACCAAAGGCGGGTTGCGCACCGACACCGCCGCGCGGGTGCTCGACACCACGGGCGCTGTGATCGACGGTCTGTACGCGGCGGGCAACACGATGGCCGCTCCCAGCGGCACCGCCTACCCGGGCGGCGGAAATCCGATCGGCACCAGCATGCTGTTCAGCCACCTGGCGGTCAAAGACATGCTAGGCAGGAATGTGGGAGATGCGATGAGCGCTTGCGCGAAGAACCGAGGAATCTGCCATGAGTGA
- a CDS encoding Maf family protein produces MTRVVLGSASTGRLGVLRQAGIAPLVVVSGVDEDAIIAGLGDAAPGLVVGELAAAKADDVVTRLPATVATDCVVIGCDSMLFLGGRLSGKPGTPEVAREQWLAMSGQSGQLHTGHAVITVRNGSVSHRLIETAVTTVHFATPTAEDLEAYLATGEPLGVAGGFTLDGLGGWFIDRIEGDPSNVIGLSLPLLRRMLAAAGVSVAELWKASASV; encoded by the coding sequence ATGACCCGGGTCGTCCTGGGTTCCGCGTCGACGGGCCGGCTGGGCGTGCTGCGCCAAGCCGGCATCGCCCCGCTCGTGGTGGTCTCGGGTGTCGATGAGGATGCGATCATCGCCGGGTTGGGCGATGCCGCACCGGGACTGGTGGTGGGTGAGCTGGCCGCAGCCAAGGCCGACGACGTCGTGACCCGACTGCCCGCCACGGTCGCCACCGACTGTGTGGTGATCGGATGCGATTCCATGCTGTTCCTGGGCGGCCGGCTGAGCGGTAAGCCGGGTACGCCCGAGGTGGCCCGTGAGCAGTGGCTGGCGATGTCCGGGCAGTCGGGCCAGCTGCACACCGGACACGCCGTCATCACGGTGCGCAATGGCTCGGTCAGCCATCGCCTCATCGAAACTGCAGTAACCACAGTGCATTTCGCGACTCCGACGGCTGAGGATCTGGAGGCTTACCTGGCCACCGGGGAACCTCTCGGCGTGGCAGGCGGTTTCACGCTCGACGGGCTGGGCGGCTGGTTCATCGACCGCATCGAAGGTGATCCGTCGAACGTGATCGGCCTGAGCCTGCCGTTGCTGCGGCGCATGTTGGCGGCGGCGGGGGTGTCGGTCGCCGAGCTGTGGAAGGCGTCGGCTTCGGTCTGA
- a CDS encoding nuclear transport factor 2 family protein: protein MAIIDPTRTWEPLEKRLAATTNERHRVVLQTVIDHMKAERNADLDALMATVAPNPEYHFWSSGTDDFGPKGFDVVRGYYADFVASRTNVLEFEVTRLIVDDNSLVTEGLLKQIYPGAAAAAIGIPVDDESADYLVVFRQLLVWPIDENGLVLGEDSYCPGVISVTKLSAEDLPQAYVDMMAAPA, encoded by the coding sequence GTGGCCATCATCGATCCGACCCGCACCTGGGAACCCCTTGAGAAGCGTCTCGCCGCGACCACCAACGAACGCCACCGGGTCGTCCTGCAGACCGTCATCGACCACATGAAGGCCGAGCGCAACGCCGACCTCGACGCGTTGATGGCGACCGTAGCCCCGAACCCCGAATACCACTTCTGGAGCTCCGGCACCGACGATTTCGGCCCCAAGGGCTTCGACGTGGTCCGCGGCTACTACGCCGATTTCGTCGCCAGCCGCACCAATGTCCTGGAGTTCGAGGTGACCCGGCTGATCGTCGACGACAATTCCCTGGTGACCGAGGGCCTGCTCAAGCAGATCTACCCCGGCGCCGCAGCGGCGGCCATCGGCATCCCCGTCGACGACGAATCCGCCGATTACCTCGTGGTGTTCCGCCAGCTGCTGGTGTGGCCGATCGACGAGAACGGACTGGTGCTGGGCGAGGACTCCTACTGCCCGGGTGTGATCAGCGTGACCAAGCTCTCCGCCGAGGATCTGCCGCAGGCCTACGTCGACATGATGGCTGCCCCGGCCTGA
- a CDS encoding PucR family transcriptional regulator, whose product MTTGPVLLSDLGTDPASVLRLVAQFDALEEEEATADAAVRFAALVAQCPVGVRWPGGTVVRYDASGRPDPVDRGGPPVSDGLEAVVWLERDGSGHPLDDVLLDRLRRVVRRVAARTGVSGTPHLGDPALLEVVLSGKEHREDRARAIRLLGLDESRPTCVLATSGHSPPETVRLITGELPVPTVRSAVIGNATAILCQGSFDMRELSDRLERVVVEHFPAVVNTHTAAGPWVGIGSVGNAFGASTSWHEAVRALRFASSTGFGRRVVAYERLSSLELLADLPIDRVRRNRDVARINEIASTPAGELDVETTEAFFVYGSLRRTATELHVHHSTVAARLARIQARMGWDFEDPVDRFRGTLVLMVRRIALSSAELADADLL is encoded by the coding sequence ATGACCACGGGGCCGGTTCTGCTGTCGGACCTGGGCACCGATCCCGCATCGGTGCTGCGTCTCGTCGCGCAGTTCGACGCGCTTGAGGAAGAAGAGGCCACCGCCGACGCGGCCGTGCGGTTTGCCGCGCTCGTCGCGCAGTGCCCGGTGGGCGTGCGGTGGCCGGGCGGGACCGTCGTCCGTTACGACGCGTCCGGACGGCCGGACCCCGTCGACCGCGGCGGACCACCCGTGTCAGATGGACTCGAGGCGGTCGTCTGGCTGGAACGTGACGGATCCGGACACCCCCTCGACGACGTACTGCTCGACCGGCTGCGCCGGGTGGTCCGTCGGGTCGCCGCCCGAACCGGCGTGAGTGGAACCCCGCATCTGGGCGACCCGGCCTTGCTCGAGGTCGTGCTGTCGGGCAAGGAGCACCGCGAAGACCGCGCTCGGGCCATCCGGCTGCTGGGACTCGACGAGAGCAGGCCGACATGCGTGCTGGCGACGTCGGGGCATTCGCCGCCCGAGACCGTGCGCCTCATCACCGGCGAGCTGCCCGTGCCGACGGTGCGCTCGGCGGTCATCGGGAATGCGACAGCCATCCTCTGCCAAGGGTCCTTCGACATGCGAGAGCTCTCGGATCGTCTCGAGCGCGTCGTCGTCGAGCATTTTCCGGCGGTGGTGAACACGCACACCGCAGCGGGGCCCTGGGTGGGAATCGGCTCCGTGGGAAACGCATTCGGCGCGTCGACCTCGTGGCACGAAGCCGTGCGCGCGTTGCGGTTCGCGTCGTCGACGGGATTCGGCAGGCGCGTGGTCGCCTACGAACGGCTCAGCTCGCTCGAGCTCTTGGCCGACCTTCCGATCGACCGGGTGCGGCGTAATCGAGATGTGGCCCGGATCAACGAGATTGCGTCAACGCCCGCGGGCGAGCTGGACGTGGAGACCACCGAGGCCTTCTTCGTCTACGGGTCACTGCGACGGACCGCCACCGAACTGCACGTGCACCACAGCACGGTCGCGGCCCGGTTGGCGAGGATCCAGGCCAGGATGGGATGGGATTTCGAAGATCCGGTGGACCGCTTCCGGGGCACGTTGGTGCTCATGGTTCGGCGGATCGCGCTGTCGTCGGCCGAGCTCGCCGACGCCGACCTGCTCTAG